The Streptococcus sp. DTU_2020_1001019_1_SI_AUS_MUR_006 sequence TTTGATCAAGTCAAAGCTAACTTATCTGTGGAGTTACGAAAGGTTCTGGCTATGGACAAGTCCATCAATACTGAGGGAACTGTAGTAGCTGATTATATCGCTAAGAAAATCACCGATAATAAAGAAGCCTTCTTAGTTGGTTTAACCTACCTAAATCGTTGGTATAACATCAATTATGACACCATCAATGTCAAAGATTTATCTGCCTATAAGTTTGATTTCTTTGGTAATAACGATGCGTCGACACTAGACACGATCATTGCCTTAGGTCGCTCTGGTTTTGAAAATCTCAAGGCAAAAAATACTTATCAAACCTATGATACTTCCTTGTCTGAGGCAACTGGTAAGCGAGGTTTATTCAATTATCTTGAAAGTTATCGTAATCTCTTTTTGCCGTATAAGACCAATAATGAATGGCTCAAGGATAATACAAAAGCCTATATTATCGAGGCCAAGTCGGACATTGCAGAAGCTAAGGCGCTCCAAGACAATGCGAATGATAAGAGTAAGTACTCTGTCGGAGTTTATGATAAGATTACATCTGATAGTTGGGAACATAAGGGTATGTTGCTACCGCTTTTGACTATGACTGAAAAGGGTGTCTACATCATTTCCAATATGTCTACCATCTCTATGGGAGCTTATGATCGTTACCGAGATATTGTTGATGGGAAGGTCCGTACAGATGCTGAACTTGCTAGCTATGTTGAAGATCGAGTGAGAAAGTCAGCTGAATGGCAGAGAGACCATTACGATTTCTGGTACAAGATTTTAAGTGATGAAAGTAAAGATAAACTCTTCCGTTCGGTCTTGGTTTATGATGGTTTTGCTCTCAAAGATAAGAATGGTCAAAGATATTGGGCCCAACCACATGACAAGCAGTCCACTGCAATGCAGGAATTCTTTGGACCAGCTGGTAAGTGGTATCCAAGCAAGGGCTATAATGCTTACGCAACAGGAAGTATGACCCATTTTGACAATGCTCGTCTGCTAGAAGATTACGGAAACTCTGTTTATACACACGAGATGACACACAACTCTGATGGAGCCATTTATTTTGAAGGCTTTGGTCGTCGTGAAGGTCTAGGGGCAGAACTTTACGCTCGTGGTCTTTTACAATCTACACCAAGTCCAGATGAAGCGACAATCACCCTCAATACTCTATTCAAGGTTGATAAGGATTCTAAGACACGTCTCCATACTTATAACTTTAAAGAGCGCGTTCAGAATGAAGCAGACCTAAAAGGTTACGTTCATGGTATGTTTGATATGATCTATACGCTTGATTACCTAGAAGCAAGCTCTATCTTGAAGCAGACAGATGAAGCCAAGATGAAGTGGTTTAGAAAAATGGAAAACTACTACATTACTGATAAGTATGGCAAACAAACCCATGCTGGTAACCAGACACGGACCTTCACTGCTGAAGAGATTAAGAAACTAAAAACTTTTGAATCCTTGATTGACAATGATGTCATTACTCGTCGTGAAAACAAGGATAGTGGCAAGTATGCACGAAATGGTTATCTCAGTCTCAGTCTATTCTCTCCAATTTATTCAGCGCTTAGCAATCCAACTGGTGCGCCAGGTGATGTCATGTTCCGTCGTACAGCCTATGAGTTGCTGGCAGCTAAGGGCTATCATGAAGGATTTATCCCATATGTATCTGGTAAATTGTCAGAAGAAGCTCTGAAAGAGGGAAGCGCAACTTGGGATGGATGGCTCGGAAGAGATGTTGGTCTAGTGACAGACCAGAAGGTTCTAGAAAATGTATTCAAAGGTGAGTATGACTCTTGGGCAGCCTTTAAGAAGGCCATGTACCAAGAGCGGATTGACAAATTGACAAAATTGAAGCCGATCACCATTGAATATGAACTCAGAAACCCAAATAGTACGAAGCAAGTAACTATTCGATCTTATAAAGATATGCAAAGGCTAATGGATGAGGCGACAGCAGAGGATGTTCGTAATATTGACAATGCTACAAGTCGCGTCGAAGCTAGCTGGGTTAACTTACTGAAGAAAAAGATTTATAATGCTTATCTTCGTACAACGGATGACTTCCGTCAGTCTATCTTTACCAAATAAGCCGCAGTATTATTTTGGTAAGTAGCATTATCCCTAAGTCTAAAAAGGCTTAGGGATTTTTACTCTGGAAATTCATATAAAAAAAGAATATATGAGTAAAGGAAAATAAAGTGTCGCTGATGATATTGTGGTCTACTTGGAAGAGCTTTGAATTTAACCTAAAATATGGTAGAATAACAATTATTACAATTTGAAGGAGACATTTATGAAAACAAAAACACTAGCGCAAATTTCTGGAATTATTGGGACTATTGCAGGCTCGCTCTTGGCAATTTTGCCAGTCGTAATATTAATGGTTGCATCTATTTTTGCGAATGAAGATTTTGCAGGAGTAGTTTTAGCGATTATCTTCATTGTTTTTACCTTAGTAAAAATCGCAACTCTCATTCTTGGAATTCTCTCTCTAATCTACTATAAGGATGATAAGCGCATGTCAATGGCACCATCTGTTTTGTTAATCGTAGGTTCTGTAGTCGGATTGATTCCATTTTTAGGCTGGATTGGTGGCATTGTCATTGTCATCGGTGGTGCCCTATTCCTGACAAGCTTGAAACAATTTCAAGTTCAAGAATAGTTGTTTATTGAGAGAAGGGGAGGTCACCTCTTCTCTTTTAAATCGATTTTGACTAGCTTTTTTGTGAAAAATTGTGTAAAATAGAATAGATAAACGAGGGAAACCTCGGAAAATAAAAGGAGTATCCATCAAATGGTAAAATTGGTTTTTGCTCGCCACGGTGAGTCTGAATGGAACAAAGCTAACCTTTTCACTGGTTGGGCTGATGTTGATTTGTCTGAAAAAGGAACACAACAAGCGATTGACGCTGGTAAATTGATCAAAGAAGCTGGTATCGAATTTGACCAAGCTTACACTTCAGTATTGAAACGTGCGATCAAAACAACTAACTTGGCTCTTGAAGCATCTGACCAATTGTGGGTTCCAGTTGAAAAATCATGGCGCTTGAACGAACGTCACTACGGTGGTTTGACTGGTAAAAACAAAGCTGAAGCAGCTGAACAATTTGGTGATGAGCAAGTTCACATCTGGCGCCGTTCATACGATGTGTTGCCTCCTGCAATGCCTCGTGATGACGAATATTCAGCTCACACAGACCGTCGTTATGCTTCACTTGACGACTCAGTTATCCCAGATGCTGAAAACTTGAAAGTGACTTTGGAACGTGCTCTTCCATTCTGGGAAGATAAAATCGCTCCAGCTCTTAAAGATGGTAAAAACGTATTCGTAGGAGCACACGGTAACTCAATCCGTGCTCTTGTAAAACACATCAAACAATTGTCAGACGACGAAATCATGGATGTAGAAATCCCTAACTTCCCACCATTGGTATTCGAATTCGACGAAAAATTGAACGTAGTTTCTGAATACTACCTTGGAAAATAAAAAATTGTAAGTTTAGGATTGATTTATATCGATTTCAAAAAGTTACACAAATAATTCAAGCGAAGGATTTAGTTCTGTCTTGCACAGGGCTGAGTCCTTTTAGTTTGATTTTATACTCTTCGAAAATCTCTTCAAACCACGTCAGCGTCGCCTTACTGTATATGTAGGATACTGACTACGTCAGTTCCATCTACAACCTCAAAACAGTGTTTTGAGCTAACTTCGTCAGTTCTATCCACAACCTCAAAACGGTGTTTTGAGCAACCTGCGGCTAGCTTCCTAGTTTGCTCTTTGATTTTCATTGAGTATTTAAGTATAGTGGATTGAACCTAGAATAGTAGGCTACGGATTCTAAAACATTTATAGAAATTCATTTGACTTTCCTAATTTCTTTGTTCATATCTTATTTTAATCCACTATAATAATCAATATTGTTTACAATTTCATATCACATTTGGTTCAGGGCCTTAAACATTTTCCCATAGCCTTAGAACGAGATCCCATTTCCAAGCACTAAAGAAGAGAATCATCGTGTCCTTTTTATTTATAAGAATACTTGTTATTAAAAAATTGATGATAAAAATCAGGGTGTTATTCCCGTCCTTGGTAGCTATGAGAGATAGTATACTCGGATTGGTCAATTTTGAAAGCCTCTGCTAACATGCCGTTCACTTGTTTTTGATTTGCTGAAGTAGAAAGGGTATAAGTGCTCATTCATTATTAAAGTCATATAATGCTGACCAGCAGCCAAGAAAAATCTAACATTTAGGGTGCAGGTCATTCCTGTTTTTTACCAGCAAACTCTCCTCCAGTATCTGTAAGAATGATAGGAAAGAGATAGTTGAAGTACGATTATCTGTAAGATTCATTTTGAAAATTAGTAAAAAAATGGTATAATGAATGGAAAAGATTCGGCTGAAAGTGAATTGGACTTTCAGAAAAAGAGAGCTTTTAAAGCTCTACAAACAGTTGAAGTGACTATTCGGAGGAAAAATGAATACTATTAAATTAACAACACTTGGTGGTGTGCGTGAAAATGGTAAAAACATGTACATCGCAGAAATTAACGACTCGATTTTTGTATTAGATGCAGGTTTGAAATACCCTGAAAATGAACAGTTGGGTGTCGATGTCGTTATTCCCAACATGGACTATTTGTTTGAAAATAGTGACCGTATTGCTGGGGTCTTCCTAACACACGGGCATGCGGATGCGATTGGCGCCCTCCCTTATCTCTTGGCAGAAGCTAAGGTTCCTGTATTTGGCTCAGAGTTGACTATCGAACTGGCCAAACTCTTTGTTAAGGGAAATGACAGCGTCAAGAAATTTGATGATTTCCATGTCATTGATGAAAATACAGAGATTGATTTTGGTGGAACGGTAGTATCCTTCTTCCGTACAACCCACTCTATTCCAGAAAGTTTGGGTGTGGTCTTGAAAACATCTGAAGGAAACATCGTCTATACAGGGGATTTCAAGTTTGACCAAACGGCTAGTGAATCTTACGCCACTGACTTTGGGCGTTTGGCAGAGATTGGTCGCGAAGGGGTCTTGGCTTTGCTTAGTGACTCAGCAAATGCAGATAGCAATATCCAAGTAGCTAGTGAAAATGAAGTTGGTGTAGAAATCACGCAAACCATTTCTGACTGGGATAGACGTATCATCGTTGCTGCAGTTGCAAGTAACCTTTCTCGTATCCAGCAAGTTTTTGATGCAGCTGCGGAGACTGGACGCCGTGTTGTCTTGACAGGATTTGACATTGAAAATATCGTCCGTACAGCGATTCGCTTGAAAAAATTGTCTCTAGCAAGTGAAAATCTTTTGATTAAACCAAAAGATATGTCTCGTTTTGAAGATCACGAATTGATCATCCTTGAAACTGGACGTATGGGTGAACCCATTAACGGCCTACGCAAGATGTCTATCGGTCGTCACCGTTATGTTGAAATCAAAGAAGGTGACCTAGTTTATATCGTTACAACGCCATCAATCGCCAAGGAAGCGGTGATGGCACGTGTAGAAAATATGGTTTACCAAGCGGGTGGAGTTGTCAAGCCAATTACTCATAGCTTACGTGTCTCAGGCCATGGGAATGCGCGTGATTTGCAATTGATGATCAATCTCTTGCAACCTAAATATCTCTTCCCGATCCAAGGAGAATACCGTGAGTTGGATGCCCATGCTAAGGCGGCTATGGCAGTTGGTATGTTGCCGGAACGGATTTTCATCCCTAAAAAAGGAACAACCATGTCTTATGAGCATGGGGACTTTGTTCCATCTGGTGCAGTGACAGCAGGCGATGTCTTGATTGATGGGAATGCTATCGGGGATGTTGGGAATGTCGTCCTTCGTGACCGTAAGGTCTTGTCAGAAGATGGTATTTTCATCGTGGCTATCACTGTTAACCGTCGTGAGAAAAAAATCATTGCTAAAGCTCGAGTGCACACGCGTGGATTTGTCTATCTCAAGAAGAGTCGTGATATCTTGCGCGAAAGTACAGAGTTAGTCAATCAAACAGTAGAAGATTACCTCCAAGGTGAAGATTTTGATTGGGCTGAACTCAAAGGTAAGGTACGTGATCATTTGGCTAAGTTCCTCTTTGACCAAACCAAGCGTCGCCCAGCTATCTTACCAGTAGTCATGGAAGCAAAATAGGATCAAATAGCAAGAGAAAGTCGAGTTTCGGCTTTTTCTTATCTTAAACGAATAAGGAGCAAGTTATGGCAGTAATGAAGATTGAGTATTACTCAGAAGTTTTAGATATGGAGTGGGGAGTGAATGTTCTCTACCCAGATGCGTCTCGGGTTGAGGAGCCAGATTCTACAGATATTCCTGTCCTCTATCTCTTACATGGGATGTCAGGGAATCATAATAGCTGGCTCAAACGGACCAATGTAGAGCGCTTGGTGCGAGGGACCAATCTAATTGTTGTCATGCCAAATACAAGTAATGGCTGGTACACAGATACTCAGTATGGCTATAACTACTATACAGCTCTAGCAGAAGAACTGCCTAAAGTGCTCAAACGCTTCTTCCCTAATATGTCTAGCAAGCGTGAAAAGACTTTTATCGCTGGTCTATCAATGGGAGGCTACGGTTCCTTCAAATTGGCCCTATCAACTAACCGTTTCTCACATGCAGCTAGTCTTTCTGGTGCTCTCAGTTTCGAAGAGTTTTCTCCAGAAAGTCAAAATCTTGGGTCGCTTGCTTACTGGCGAGGTGTTTTTGGTAAGCTTGATAACTGGGAAACTAGTCCTTACTCACTTGAAACTCTTGCTAACAAATCAGACAAGAAGACCAAACTCTGGGCTTGGTGTGGTGAACAAGATTTCTTGTATGCTGCCAATAATCTAGCAGTGAAGAATCTCAAGAAACTTGGTTTTGATGTGACCTATAGCCACAGTGCAGGGACCCATGAGTGGTATTATTGGGAAAAACAATTGGAACGGTTTTTGGCTACCTTGCCAATTGATTTTGTTTTGGAAGAACGCTTGTCTTAGTTTTAGTTTTCTTTCAGCTTACTCAAGTAAAATAAGGAATCTATCTTTAGAATGGGAATCCATGGCTTAAAGATGGGTTCTTATTTTTTTTAGAAAGGCGGGAAATCATGTTCTGGATTATTCGTGTTCTATGTCGATTGTTACTAGGGATTTGGCGCATGTTCTGGCGCCTTGTGTGGACTCTTGTAGTCTTAATTCTCATTGCTTTAGGGATTCTCTGGTATGTGACGGGAGATTTATCTGGTATCTTCAATCAAGCGGGGCAACTTGTTCAAGTTGGTCAAGCAGGTTGGCATCAATGGCAAGAAACTGGTAAGTTGCAAGGCTTGTCTCAGACTGATCATCATCAAGATTCAGGAGTAAAATGGCCCCAAGCGCAGGCGACAATTTATATCGATCCCCAAATGGATGCAACCTTCCAAAAGGCCTACGCTGAGGCTATTACCAATTGGAATCAGACCGGTGCTTTTAATTTTGTAGTTGTGACAGAACCTGACCAAGCAACTATTTTTGCGACTGAAATGAATGATGGTTCCACATCTGTTGCCGGTGAGGCGGAGAGTCAGACAAATCTCCTTACTAAACAATTTACTTCGGTAACAGTTCGTTTGAATCATTATTATCTATCTAATCCAAGCTATGGCTATACCTATGATCGTATCTTGCATACAGCAGAGCATGAGTTAGGACATGCCATTGGCTTGGAACATACTAATGAAGTGTCAGTCATGCAGCCAGCAGGTTCTTATTATGGTATTCAGGCTCAAGATGTTCAAGCAGTTCAAGAACTATATGAGTCTGGAGAATAGGTGATTTTCAAACGAAAAATAGAGCTCCCTGATGTAAGCAATGAGGGGAGCTTTTTGCTATAATGGAACTATGAATAACTTGATTAAATCAAAACTGGAGCTCTTGCCGACCAGCCCTGGTTGTTACATTCACAAGGACAAAAACGGCACAATCATCTATGTTGGGAAGGCTAAAAATCTGCGCAATCGTGTGCGATCATATTTCCGTGGGAGCCATGATACCAAAACAGAAGCCTTGGTGTCTGAAATTGTAGATTTTGAGTTTATTGTCACGGAGTCTAATATTGAGGCTCTCCTTCTGGAAATCAACCTGATTAAGGAAAACAAGCCCAAGTACAATATTATGCTCAAGGACGATAAGTCCTATCCTTTCATCAAAATTACCAATGAGCGCTATCCTCGCCTGATTATCACTCGTCAGGTCAAAAAAGACGGAGGTCTTTATTTTGGACCCTATCCTGATGTGGGGGCGGCCAATGAAATCAAGCGACTTCTGGATCGGATTTTTCCTTTTCGTAAGTGTACTAATTCACCGTCTAAGGTCTGTTTTTATTACCATATCGGCCAGTGCGTGGCTCACACCATTTGTAAGAAAGACGAGGCTTTTTTCAAAGCCATGGCGCAAGAAGTCTCTGATTTTCTTAAGGGCCAGGATGACAAAATCATCGATGACCTCAAGGAAAAGATGAATGTGGCAGCTCAGAGTATGGAATTTGAACGCGCGGCGGAATATCGTGATTTGATTCAGGCCATTGGAACCCTTCGGACCAAGCAACGTGTTATGGCTAAGGACCTCCAAAATCGTGATGTCTTCGGCTACTATGTAGATAAGGGTTGGATGTGCGTTCAGGTATTCTTTGTCCGCCAAGGTAAGCTCATTGAGCGCGATGTCAACCTTTTTCCTTACTACAATGATCCAGATGAAGATTTTCTGACCTATGTTGGGCAGTTTTATCAAGAAAAATCTCATCTGGTTCCCAATGAAATTTTGATTCCTCAGGATATTGATGAAGAGGCCGTTAAGGCTTTGGTGGATACCAAAATTCTCAAGCCCCAACGTGGGGAGAAAAAACAACTGGTTAATCTGGCTATAAAGAATGCTCGAGTCAGTCTAGAGCAGAAGTTCAATTTGTTAGAAAAATCTGTCGAAAAGACTCAAGGGGCCATTGAAAACTTGGGACGACTCTTACAAATTCCAACTCCAGTCCGTATCGAGTCTTTTGACAATTCCAATATCATGGGGACTAGTCCTGTTTCTGCCATGGTTGTTTTTGTTAACGGGAAACCGAGCAAGAAGGATTACCGCAAGTATAAGATTAAGACAGTTGTTGGACCAGATGACTATGCAAGTATGCGAGAGGTTATCCGCAGACGCTATTGTCGAGTTCAACGTGATGGCTTGACCCCGCCAGATTTGATTGTCATTGATGGTGGCCAAGGTCAGGTTAATATTGCCAAGCAGGTCATTCAAGAAGAGTTAGGGTTAGATATTCCCATTGCAGGTCTGCAAAAGAATGACAAGCACCAAACCCATGAATTGCTCTTTGGCGATCCGCTTGAGGTGGTAGAGCTGTCTCGTAATTCTCAGGAGTTCTTTCTCCTGCAACGCATTCAGGATGAGGTACACCGTTTTGCCATCACCTTCCACCGTCAGCTTCGTTCTAAAAACTCCTTCTCGTCTCAGCTAGATGGTATTGAAGGATTGGGGCCTAAACGCAAGCAGAATTTAATGAAATATTTTAAATCTCTGACTAAAATCAAGGAAGCCAGCGTGGATGAGATTGTCGCAGTTGGTATACCAAGAGCAGTCGCAGAGGCTGTTCGCCAACACTTGAATCCTCAAGAGCGTATAGAACTAGCTCAGGTAGCAGAGTCGCCTGCTGAATACAAGTGATAAAGTAACAAGGAAAGGTTTTTGCTTTAGCGAGTGCAAGCTAGTCAGAATTGTGGTAAAATAGATAAGATATGACTAAAGAATTTCATCATGTAACGGTCATGCTCCATGAAACCATTGATATGCTTGATGTAAAACCTGATGGTGTTTACGTTGATGCAACCTTGGGTGGAGCAGGCCATAGCGAGTATTTATTAAGTAAATTAAGTGAAAAGGGGCATCTCTATGCCTTTGATCAGGACCAGAATGCCATTGACAATGCCCAAAAACGTCTGGCTCCTTACATCGAAAAAGGAATGGTTACCTTCATCAAGGACAACTTCCGTCATTTGCAAGCACGTTTGCAGGAAGCGGGTGTAGAAGAAATTGATGGCATTTGTTATGACTTGGGAGTTTCGAGCCCGCAATTGGATCAACGTGAGCGAGGTTTTTCTTATAAGAAGGATGCGCCACTGGATATGCGGATGAACCAGGAAGCTAGTCTGACAGCTTATGAGGTTGTCAATCATTATGACTATCATGACCTGGTGCGAATCTTTTTCAAGTATGGAGAAGACAAGTTTTCCAAACAGATCGCTCGGAAGATTGAACAGGCGCGTGAGGTGAAGCCGATTGAGACGACAACGGAATTGGCTGAGATTATCAAGTCTGCTAAGCCTGCCAAGGAACTCAAGAAAAAAGGTCATCCTGCCAAGCAAATTTTCCAAGCCATCCGTATTGAGGTTAATGATGAATTAGGAGCTGCAGATGAGTCCATCCAACAAGCTATGGAATTACTAGCAGTGGACGGAAGAATCTCAGTCATTACCTTTCATTCGCTGGAAGATCGCTTGACCAAGCAATTGTTCAAGGAAGCTTCGACTGTAGAGGTTCCAAAAGGCTTGCCATTCATTCCAGATGATCTTAAGCCTAAGATGGAATTAGTCTCTCGCAAACCGATTCTACCAAGCAAGGAGGAGTTGGAGGCCAATAATCGTTCCCACTCAGCCAAGTTACGAGTAGCTCGAAAAATTCATAAGTAAGGGGATAAAATGGTAGAAAAAAGAGAAACAACGAGCCAATTACTGCAAGCTCGTATCAAGAGATTTTCACGTGTTGAGAAGGCCTTTTACCTTTCGATTGCCATTACAGCCCTTGTCTTAGCCATCAGTGTGGTCTATATGCAAACCAAGCTCCTACAAGTTCAAAGTGATTTGACAACTGTCAACAGACAGATTGAGGAGAAAAAGACGGAGCTGGACGACGCTAAGCAAGAAGTCAATGAATTGATTCGCTCAGAACGTCTGGCGGGTGTCGCGGATTCGCAAGACTTGCAATTAAACAATGGAAATATCCGATCGGCGGAGTAATATATGAAAACATGGAAAGAAAAAATAGTACACTTTGCCATTAAGAATCGCAGAACTCCTCTAGAAAACCGCAGACGAGTTGGAAAAAGCCTTAGTCTCTTGGCTGTCATTCTCTTTGCTGTTTTTTTGGTTAACTTTGCGGTGATTATTGGTACGGGAAAGAAGTTTGGTGTTGACCTGGTCAAAGAAGCTTATAAGGTTCATCAAACAACTCGAACAGTCCCTGCTAAGAGGGGAACCATTTATGATCGTAATGGAACTCCGATTGCAGAAGATGCAACCTCCTACAATGTTTATGCGGTCATTGATAAGGATTATAAGTCTGCGAATGGAGATATTCTATATGTTGAGGAATCTCAGTACAATAAGGTAGCCGAAATTTTCCATAAGTATTTGGATATGGAGGAGACCTACGTCAAAGATCAACTCTCTCAACCCAATCTCAAACAGGTTTCCTTTGGTACTAAAGGAAATGGGATTACCTACGCAAATATGATGTCCATAAAAAAGGATCTAGAAGCTGCCAAGGTTGAGGGAGTGGATTTTACCACAAGCCCCAATCGAAGTTATCCAAATGGGAAATTTGCTTCATCCTTCATTGGTCTAGCCCAGCTTCATGAAAATGAAGATGGTTCAAAGAGCCTTATTGGAACATCTGGTATTGAAAGCTCCTTGAATAGATTGTTAGCAGGGACAGATGGTATTATTACCTATGAAAAGGATCGTTTGGGGAATATCGTTCCAGGTACGGAACAAGTCACTCAACAAACCGTAGATGGAAAAGATGTCTACACGACAATATCTAGTCCTTTGCAATCCTTTATGGAAAGCCAAATGGATGCCTTCCAGGAAAAAGTGAAAGGCAAGTACATGACTGCGACCTTGGTTAGCGCCAAGACAGGAGAAATTCTGGCCACGACTCAAAGGCCGACCTTTGATGCTGATACCAAAGAAGGGATTACAGAGGACTTTGTCTGGCGTGATATCCTTTACCAAAGTAACTATGAACCAGGTTCAACCATGAAGGTCATGACCTTAGCAGCAGCTATAGATAACAATACCTTCCCTGGAGGAGAATATTTCAACAGTAGTGAACTGAAGGTGGCGGATGCTACCATCAAAGACTGGGATGTCAATGAAGGTCTGACTAGTGGTGGAATGATGACCTTCTCGCAAGGTTTTGCTCACTCTAGTAACATCGGTATGACTCTCCTTGAGCAGAAAATGGGTGATGCTACTTGGTTAGACTATCTCAATCGTTTCAAATTTGGAGTTCCGACTCGGTTTGGGATGAGTGAAGAGTATGCTGGTCAACTCCCTGAAGATAATATCGTTAATATTGCCATGAGTTCCTTTGGTCAAGGGATTTCTGTTACGCAAACCCAGATGCTTCGTGCCTTTACGGCTATTGCCAATGATGGGGTTATGTTGGAGCCTAAATTTATCAGTGCCCTTTATGATCCAAATGATCAAACAGTACGTAAGTCACAAAAGGAAGTTGTGGGAAATCCTGTGTCCAAGGAAGCAGCTAGCCTGACTCGAGATCACATGGTGATGGTTGGTACAGATCCTACCTATGGTACAATGTACAATCATAGTACAGGAAAAGGGACAATCAACGTTCCTGGCTATAATGTGGCATTGAAATCAGGGACTGCCCAGATTGCGGATGAACAAAATGGAGGATATCTAAAAGGTTCAACCAACTATATTTTCTCAGTTGTCTCTATGCACCCAGCTGAAAATCCAGATTTCATCCTCTATGTGACCGTTCAACAGCCAGAACATTACTCAGGAATACAGTTAGGAGAATTTGCCAACCCTATTCTGGAAAGAGCTTCAGCAATGAAAGATACACTCAATCTTCAATCAACAGCCAAAAACTTGGATCAGGTAACATCTACAACTAGTTATGCCATGCCAGAAATGAAGGATTATAGCCCTGGAGATCTAGCTGAAGAACTCCGTCGTAACCTTGTACAACCAATTGTTATCGGTTCAGGAACAAAAATCAAAGAAAGCTCTGTAGCAGAAGGAACCAATCTAGACGCCAATCAGCAAATCTTACTCCTTTCAGATAAGGTAGAAGAGATGCCTGACTTATATGGATGGTCTAAGAAAAATGTTGAAACCTTTGCCAAATGGCTGAATATCCAAGTTGAGTTTGAAGGCACAGGAGAAACTGTTAAAAAGCAAAGTGTTCGTGCCAATACAGCTTTAAAAGATTTACAGAAAATAAAAATAACATTAGGAGATTAGAATGCTTATTTCTATCTTTGCTGGAGTGATTGCCTTTATTCTAACAGTCATAGGAATTCCAGCCTTTATCCGTTTTTACCATAAAGCACAGATTACCGGTCAACAGATGCATGAAGATGTCAAACAACACCAAGCAAAAGCCGGGACACCAACAATGGGGGGACTTGTCTTTCTCCTAGCAGGAGTTTTAGTTAGTCT is a genomic window containing:
- a CDS encoding phosphoglycerate mutase, whose protein sequence is MVKLVFARHGESEWNKANLFTGWADVDLSEKGTQQAIDAGKLIKEAGIEFDQAYTSVLKRAIKTTNLALEASDQLWVPVEKSWRLNERHYGGLTGKNKAEAAEQFGDEQVHIWRRSYDVLPPAMPRDDEYSAHTDRRYASLDDSVIPDAENLKVTLERALPFWEDKIAPALKDGKNVFVGAHGNSIRALVKHIKQLSDDEIMDVEIPNFPPLVFEFDEKLNVVSEYYLGK
- the uvrC gene encoding excinuclease ABC subunit UvrC codes for the protein MNNLIKSKLELLPTSPGCYIHKDKNGTIIYVGKAKNLRNRVRSYFRGSHDTKTEALVSEIVDFEFIVTESNIEALLLEINLIKENKPKYNIMLKDDKSYPFIKITNERYPRLIITRQVKKDGGLYFGPYPDVGAANEIKRLLDRIFPFRKCTNSPSKVCFYYHIGQCVAHTICKKDEAFFKAMAQEVSDFLKGQDDKIIDDLKEKMNVAAQSMEFERAAEYRDLIQAIGTLRTKQRVMAKDLQNRDVFGYYVDKGWMCVQVFFVRQGKLIERDVNLFPYYNDPDEDFLTYVGQFYQEKSHLVPNEILIPQDIDEEAVKALVDTKILKPQRGEKKQLVNLAIKNARVSLEQKFNLLEKSVEKTQGAIENLGRLLQIPTPVRIESFDNSNIMGTSPVSAMVVFVNGKPSKKDYRKYKIKTVVGPDDYASMREVIRRRYCRVQRDGLTPPDLIVIDGGQGQVNIAKQVIQEELGLDIPIAGLQKNDKHQTHELLFGDPLEVVELSRNSQEFFLLQRIQDEVHRFAITFHRQLRSKNSFSSQLDGIEGLGPKRKQNLMKYFKSLTKIKEASVDEIVAVGIPRAVAEAVRQHLNPQERIELAQVAESPAEYK
- the rsmH gene encoding 16S rRNA (cytosine(1402)-N(4))-methyltransferase RsmH, translating into MTKEFHHVTVMLHETIDMLDVKPDGVYVDATLGGAGHSEYLLSKLSEKGHLYAFDQDQNAIDNAQKRLAPYIEKGMVTFIKDNFRHLQARLQEAGVEEIDGICYDLGVSSPQLDQRERGFSYKKDAPLDMRMNQEASLTAYEVVNHYDYHDLVRIFFKYGEDKFSKQIARKIEQAREVKPIETTTELAEIIKSAKPAKELKKKGHPAKQIFQAIRIEVNDELGAADESIQQAMELLAVDGRISVITFHSLEDRLTKQLFKEASTVEVPKGLPFIPDDLKPKMELVSRKPILPSKEELEANNRSHSAKLRVARKIHK
- a CDS encoding ribonuclease J translates to MNTIKLTTLGGVRENGKNMYIAEINDSIFVLDAGLKYPENEQLGVDVVIPNMDYLFENSDRIAGVFLTHGHADAIGALPYLLAEAKVPVFGSELTIELAKLFVKGNDSVKKFDDFHVIDENTEIDFGGTVVSFFRTTHSIPESLGVVLKTSEGNIVYTGDFKFDQTASESYATDFGRLAEIGREGVLALLSDSANADSNIQVASENEVGVEITQTISDWDRRIIVAAVASNLSRIQQVFDAAAETGRRVVLTGFDIENIVRTAIRLKKLSLASENLLIKPKDMSRFEDHELIILETGRMGEPINGLRKMSIGRHRYVEIKEGDLVYIVTTPSIAKEAVMARVENMVYQAGGVVKPITHSLRVSGHGNARDLQLMINLLQPKYLFPIQGEYRELDAHAKAAMAVGMLPERIFIPKKGTTMSYEHGDFVPSGAVTAGDVLIDGNAIGDVGNVVLRDRKVLSEDGIFIVAITVNRREKKIIAKARVHTRGFVYLKKSRDILRESTELVNQTVEDYLQGEDFDWAELKGKVRDHLAKFLFDQTKRRPAILPVVMEAK
- a CDS encoding M57 family metalloprotease; its protein translation is MFWIIRVLCRLLLGIWRMFWRLVWTLVVLILIALGILWYVTGDLSGIFNQAGQLVQVGQAGWHQWQETGKLQGLSQTDHHQDSGVKWPQAQATIYIDPQMDATFQKAYAEAITNWNQTGAFNFVVVTEPDQATIFATEMNDGSTSVAGEAESQTNLLTKQFTSVTVRLNHYYLSNPSYGYTYDRILHTAEHELGHAIGLEHTNEVSVMQPAGSYYGIQAQDVQAVQELYESGE
- a CDS encoding alpha/beta hydrolase → MAVMKIEYYSEVLDMEWGVNVLYPDASRVEEPDSTDIPVLYLLHGMSGNHNSWLKRTNVERLVRGTNLIVVMPNTSNGWYTDTQYGYNYYTALAEELPKVLKRFFPNMSSKREKTFIAGLSMGGYGSFKLALSTNRFSHAASLSGALSFEEFSPESQNLGSLAYWRGVFGKLDNWETSPYSLETLANKSDKKTKLWAWCGEQDFLYAANNLAVKNLKKLGFDVTYSHSAGTHEWYYWEKQLERFLATLPIDFVLEERLS